One genomic region from Leeia speluncae encodes:
- a CDS encoding ATP-binding cassette domain-containing protein — MSHIELNSSTPLVLQAKGLVKRYGHVTALDGVDLELRQGEILAVIGDNGAGKSSLIKALSGAIVPDEGEILLDGKPVNFRSPIDARQQGIETVYQDLAVAPSMTIAENLFLGREIIKPGVFGKLFNVLDKKRMLEDAISHMQDLKIGIRSMKQAVETLSGGQRQGVAVARSAAFARHVVIMDEPTAALGVKEGNMVLELIRRVRDKGLPVILISHNMPHVFEIADRIHIQRLGRRAAVVNPKHISMSDAVAVMTGAMKAEDLGSEAHA; from the coding sequence ATGAGTCACATTGAATTGAATTCTTCTACACCGCTTGTTCTACAAGCTAAAGGGTTGGTAAAGCGTTATGGCCATGTTACGGCTTTAGATGGAGTGGATCTAGAGCTGCGCCAAGGAGAAATTCTAGCGGTAATTGGTGATAATGGCGCGGGTAAATCATCCTTAATTAAAGCTTTATCAGGTGCGATTGTGCCTGATGAGGGTGAGATTTTGTTAGATGGTAAGCCTGTAAACTTTAGAAGTCCGATTGATGCGCGCCAACAAGGTATTGAAACGGTGTATCAGGATCTTGCGGTTGCACCATCGATGACGATTGCTGAAAACTTGTTCTTGGGCCGTGAAATTATCAAGCCAGGCGTATTTGGTAAGTTATTTAATGTGCTAGATAAAAAGCGCATGCTTGAAGATGCCATTTCTCACATGCAGGACCTGAAAATAGGTATTCGTTCGATGAAGCAAGCAGTGGAAACACTCTCTGGTGGCCAACGCCAAGGCGTTGCGGTTGCTCGTAGTGCTGCGTTTGCACGTCATGTGGTGATTATGGACGAGCCAACGGCAGCCCTTGGAGTAAAAGAGGGCAACATGGTGCTTGAGTTGATTCGTCGTGTGCGTGACAAAGGTTTGCCGGTTATCTTGATTAGCCATAATATGCCGCATGTGTTTGAAATTGCAGATCGTATTCACATTCAGCGTTTAGGACGTCGTGCTGCGGTGGTTAACCCTAAACATATTTCCATGTCTGATGCCGTTGCTGTGATGACTGGCGCGATGAAAGCGGAAGATTTGGGGAGCGAAGCGCATGCTTAA
- a CDS encoding ABC transporter permease — translation MKKTFHQIATIPGAGAFLALVLACTFFSFQSDRFLSGQNFSLILQQVMVVGVMAIGQTLIILTAGIDLSCGMVMALSSIIMTKFFDSYGLNPYVSILCGLAVSMAFGWLNGMLVTRIKLPPFIVTLGTMNIAFAITQIYSGAQTVTNVPEQMTYFGNTFHLGSTTLAYGTILLLGLYAFTWWFLRDTAKGRHVYAVGNSPEAARLTGIRTDRVLVWVYVIAGLFYGIAAILSVARTGVGDPQAGQTDNLDSITAVVLGGTSLFGGRGVVLGTLIGAVIVGVFRNGLTLMGVASVFQILVTGILVILAVATDQMSRKRG, via the coding sequence ATGAAAAAAACATTCCACCAAATAGCCACAATTCCGGGGGCTGGTGCATTTTTGGCCCTTGTCTTGGCTTGTACTTTCTTCTCTTTTCAAAGTGACCGATTCCTATCCGGTCAGAATTTTTCTTTAATATTGCAGCAAGTCATGGTGGTTGGTGTGATGGCAATTGGCCAAACACTGATCATTCTGACGGCTGGTATTGATTTGTCTTGCGGCATGGTGATGGCGCTAAGTTCGATCATCATGACCAAATTCTTTGATAGTTACGGCTTGAATCCATATGTTTCTATTTTATGTGGTTTAGCGGTTTCAATGGCGTTTGGCTGGTTAAATGGCATGCTGGTCACCCGCATTAAGTTGCCTCCTTTTATTGTGACATTGGGCACGATGAATATTGCGTTTGCGATTACACAAATTTATTCCGGCGCACAGACGGTGACGAATGTTCCAGAACAGATGACTTACTTTGGGAATACGTTTCATTTGGGTTCTACCACCTTGGCGTATGGCACGATCTTGTTATTGGGACTGTATGCATTTACTTGGTGGTTCTTGCGTGATACTGCGAAAGGTCGCCATGTATACGCGGTAGGTAATAGCCCAGAGGCTGCTCGTTTAACCGGTATTCGCACTGATCGCGTATTGGTGTGGGTGTATGTGATTGCGGGTCTTTTCTATGGCATTGCTGCGATCTTATCTGTTGCACGTACAGGGGTGGGTGATCCTCAAGCTGGTCAAACAGATAATTTAGATAGTATTACCGCTGTAGTGCTTGGTGGTACGAGCTTGTTCGGTGGCCGTGGTGTCGTTCTGGGTACTTTGATTGGCGCTGTGATTGTCGGTGTCTTCCGAAACGGTCTGACGCTAATGGGGGTCGCATCAGTATTCCAAATTCTAGTTACTGGTATTTTGGTCATTTTGGCAGTAGCGACTGACCAAATGTCACGCAAGCGGGGTTAA
- a CDS encoding PAS domain-containing hybrid sensor histidine kinase/response regulator: MANSTPELDGVENTALMSRIQRSIIETTTDFIATFSLDGTITYINPAGRTMLGYLPSDDLSDLTLSTLIPASVVDKVMNEAIPQAFMSKAWSGETAIMNRTGDVISVSQVVIAHLGENGFPEYYSTTMRDISERLAAEQALIQAKNDAEAAAKAKSDFLATMSHEIRTPMNGILGMAQLMQHTEQEPEQIEYTQTILNSGKALLVIINDILDFSKIEAGKLALENIPFNLKQSIHECIELLVPQAKEKQLRLEFAYPHELATSFVGDMSRIRQVILNLLSNALKFTEQGGVLVRASGHPSDQEGMYKLKIEIQDSGIGIAADMVPTLFDKFTQADSSMSRRFGGTGLGLAISRRLARLMQGDVNCVSEIGVGSTFIFELHLPIMVMEDIATQQNLNVEAASTDIRILVVEDNLVNQLVIKKMLQKMGVTPEIASNGKEAISVATATPFDLIFMDCQMPEMDGFEATQHLRELKLKTPVIALTANSMEGDRERCLNAGMDDFLSKPITFEHLKSTIVNWQHKESPFVPN, from the coding sequence GTGGCGAATTCCACACCTGAATTAGACGGCGTAGAGAATACGGCCTTAATGAGTCGCATACAACGATCTATCATAGAAACCACGACCGACTTTATTGCCACCTTTTCTTTAGATGGCACCATCACGTATATCAACCCTGCAGGTCGAACAATGCTGGGCTATTTACCAAGCGATGATCTATCTGATTTAACGCTTTCGACACTCATTCCAGCTAGCGTTGTCGATAAGGTAATGAATGAAGCCATCCCTCAGGCTTTTATGTCTAAAGCGTGGTCTGGAGAAACGGCGATCATGAATCGAACGGGGGATGTTATTAGCGTCTCTCAAGTAGTCATTGCTCATCTCGGAGAAAACGGATTTCCTGAGTATTACTCAACGACCATGCGAGATATCAGCGAACGTCTCGCGGCAGAACAAGCGTTAATTCAAGCGAAAAATGATGCAGAGGCTGCGGCAAAAGCCAAAAGCGACTTTCTTGCGACAATGAGCCATGAAATTCGTACTCCGATGAATGGTATTCTCGGTATGGCACAGTTAATGCAACACACCGAACAAGAACCAGAACAGATTGAATACACACAAACCATCCTGAATTCAGGGAAAGCACTACTAGTTATCATTAATGATATTTTAGACTTCTCAAAAATTGAAGCCGGTAAATTAGCGCTTGAAAATATCCCATTCAATCTCAAGCAGTCCATACATGAGTGTATTGAACTCTTAGTCCCTCAAGCAAAAGAGAAACAGCTCCGCCTTGAATTTGCATACCCACATGAATTAGCAACGAGTTTCGTGGGTGATATGTCTAGAATTCGCCAAGTCATCCTCAACCTACTGAGTAACGCGCTCAAGTTCACAGAGCAAGGGGGTGTATTGGTTCGTGCATCAGGGCATCCTAGTGATCAAGAGGGAATGTATAAGCTGAAAATCGAAATTCAAGATTCGGGTATCGGTATTGCAGCAGATATGGTTCCCACTCTATTTGACAAATTCACTCAAGCAGACAGCTCCATGAGTAGACGGTTTGGGGGGACCGGGCTTGGTCTAGCCATCAGCCGTCGATTAGCAAGGCTCATGCAGGGAGATGTTAACTGTGTGAGTGAAATAGGCGTGGGCTCAACGTTTATCTTTGAACTGCATCTCCCCATCATGGTAATGGAAGATATCGCCACTCAGCAAAACTTGAACGTTGAAGCCGCTTCTACAGACATTAGGATACTGGTCGTTGAAGATAACTTAGTCAATCAGCTAGTCATCAAAAAGATGCTGCAAAAGATGGGCGTTACTCCAGAAATTGCGTCAAATGGAAAAGAAGCTATTTCGGTCGCAACCGCTACTCCATTTGATTTAATTTTTATGGATTGCCAAATGCCAGAGATGGATGGCTTTGAAGCAACCCAACACTTAAGAGAGTTGAAGCTAAAAACACCAGTGATCGCACTAACAGCAAATAGTATGGAAGGTGACCGTGAACGATGCCTAAATGCCGGAATGGATGACTTCTTAAGCAAACCTATTACATTTGAACATCTTAAAAGTACCATCGTTAACTGGCAGCACAAAGAAAGCCCTTTTGTTCCCAATTAG
- a CDS encoding sugar ABC transporter substrate-binding protein gives MKLQKTILAVALSSVAASAFAAQPIIGLITKTETNPFFVKMKEGAEQQAKQLGAKLLTAAGKADGDNAGQVTAIENMIAAGAKTILITPSDSKAIVPAIKKAREQGVMVIALDSPTDPVDAADALFATDNFAAGVLIGKYTKAAKGTQGLKIATLDLFPGHPVGIARHNGFLAGLGVPGVTAKTTDLAKPAQVVCMGDSYGDQAKGQTVMENCLQKNPDINVVYTINEPAAAGAYKALKAVGREKEVLIVSVDGGCDGVKNLKDGVIAATSQQYPLKMAAYGVKAGVNYAKTGKKVSGYVDTGVTLIAGKKLAGVDSKDAAFGLGACWGNK, from the coding sequence ATGAAATTGCAAAAAACCATCCTTGCTGTAGCTTTATCTAGTGTTGCTGCTTCTGCTTTTGCTGCACAGCCAATCATTGGCCTGATTACCAAAACAGAAACCAACCCATTCTTCGTGAAAATGAAAGAGGGTGCAGAGCAACAGGCTAAACAATTAGGTGCAAAACTATTAACTGCAGCAGGTAAAGCTGATGGTGATAATGCAGGGCAGGTAACTGCAATTGAGAATATGATTGCCGCCGGTGCAAAAACTATCTTGATTACCCCAAGTGATTCTAAAGCAATTGTTCCTGCAATTAAGAAAGCCCGTGAGCAGGGCGTAATGGTGATCGCACTAGATAGCCCAACTGATCCTGTTGATGCTGCTGATGCGCTATTTGCGACGGATAACTTTGCAGCTGGCGTATTAATCGGTAAATACACAAAGGCGGCTAAAGGTACGCAAGGTCTTAAAATTGCAACACTAGACTTGTTCCCAGGCCACCCTGTTGGTATTGCTCGACACAATGGTTTCTTAGCTGGTCTTGGCGTTCCTGGTGTTACCGCAAAAACAACAGATTTGGCAAAACCTGCGCAAGTTGTGTGTATGGGTGATAGTTACGGTGATCAAGCAAAAGGTCAGACTGTAATGGAAAACTGCCTACAGAAAAATCCTGACATCAATGTGGTTTATACCATCAATGAACCAGCTGCAGCGGGTGCTTACAAAGCGCTAAAAGCAGTTGGCAGAGAAAAAGAAGTGTTAATTGTTTCTGTTGATGGTGGTTGTGATGGTGTGAAAAACCTGAAAGACGGTGTGATTGCCGCAACTTCACAACAATACCCTTTAAAAATGGCTGCATATGGCGTGAAGGCTGGTGTTAATTACGCTAAGACAGGCAAAAAAGTTTCTGGTTATGTCGATACTGGCGTGACTTTGATTGCCGGTAAAAAACTAGCTGGAGTGGATTCTAAAGATGCTGCATTTGGTCTTGGCGCATGCTGGGGCAATAAATAA
- a CDS encoding YqaA family protein produces the protein MFVAILLLFLSSFLSATVLPGNSEIALGVFIAKWPTAWVVAFIVASVGNTMGGMTSWWLGRFIDSSKVKPKLIIQFQRFGIWLLLFSWVPIIGDALCVAAGWMRTAILPTIIFLLVGKAIRYLLVIYAVHSIYL, from the coding sequence ATGTTTGTTGCTATCTTGTTGCTGTTTCTAAGTAGTTTTTTGTCTGCAACTGTATTGCCTGGTAATTCTGAAATTGCCTTAGGGGTATTTATTGCTAAATGGCCAACGGCATGGGTGGTTGCGTTTATTGTTGCTAGTGTAGGTAACACAATGGGAGGGATGACGTCTTGGTGGTTGGGACGATTCATCGATTCGTCAAAAGTAAAACCAAAACTAATTATCCAATTTCAACGCTTTGGCATCTGGCTGCTATTGTTCTCTTGGGTGCCCATTATTGGCGATGCGTTGTGTGTGGCTGCCGGCTGGATGAGAACAGCGATTCTTCCAACGATCATATTTTTGTTAGTTGGCAAAGCAATTCGATATTTGCTTGTCATTTATGCTGTCCACTCTATCTATTTATGA
- a CDS encoding RbsD/FucU family protein, translating into MLKGIDPLLSPELLSVLRAMGHGDEVVVVDANFTAARLANGRPVIRLDGIDLGRACEAILSVLALDAAVECPISYMKVCNTPDGYVSSVQEEVINMVVAEGYATAEQCEALERFAFYDRVADSQVCAIVQTGERRTYANFIFKKGVI; encoded by the coding sequence ATGCTTAAGGGAATCGATCCTTTACTTTCACCAGAGTTGCTTTCTGTGTTACGAGCAATGGGGCATGGGGATGAAGTTGTCGTCGTTGACGCAAACTTTACAGCCGCTAGATTGGCAAATGGTCGCCCTGTTATCCGTTTAGATGGCATTGATTTGGGTCGAGCTTGCGAAGCAATCTTGTCTGTACTTGCGCTAGACGCCGCAGTTGAGTGTCCAATTTCCTATATGAAGGTTTGTAATACACCGGACGGTTATGTGTCTTCTGTACAAGAGGAAGTGATCAATATGGTGGTTGCAGAGGGCTATGCAACAGCTGAACAATGCGAAGCTTTGGAGCGATTTGCATTCTATGATCGGGTTGCGGATAGCCAAGTCTGCGCAATTGTTCAGACAGGTGAACGCCGCACATATGCTAATTTTATCTTCAAAAAAGGTGTTATCTAA
- a CDS encoding DUF808 domain-containing protein, producing MAGSSLFALIDDIATLLDDIAAMSKTAAQKTAGVLGDDLALNAQQVSGIRAERELPVVWAVAKGSLRNKAILVPAALLISSLIPWAITPLLMIGGAYLCFEGVEKLVHPLLHAKEESEEHAAHLNAIQSPETDMVAFEKDKVSGAIRTDFILSAEIIVIALGSLPTGTSLLQTSLVLIAVAIAMTIGVYGFVAGIVKLDDAGLYLRRSSTSSSPLYWIGGLLLSTAPVLMKVLSVGGTIAMFLVGGGILGHGIPVFHHAVEALTINKPALIQMLLPSIANILLGIVSGAAVLGITTLASKLFKRS from the coding sequence ATGGCAGGAAGTAGCCTTTTCGCTCTCATTGATGATATTGCCACCCTGTTAGATGATATTGCGGCAATGAGCAAAACAGCGGCGCAAAAAACAGCAGGTGTTCTTGGTGACGATCTTGCATTAAATGCGCAACAAGTGTCTGGCATAAGAGCGGAAAGAGAACTTCCTGTTGTTTGGGCGGTGGCCAAAGGCAGCTTAAGAAACAAAGCGATTCTAGTGCCCGCAGCGCTTTTAATTAGCTCGTTGATACCATGGGCAATTACTCCACTGCTCATGATTGGTGGTGCCTACCTGTGTTTTGAGGGGGTTGAAAAGCTTGTTCATCCTTTACTGCATGCAAAAGAAGAGTCCGAGGAGCATGCGGCACATCTCAATGCCATTCAGTCCCCCGAAACGGATATGGTGGCATTTGAAAAAGACAAAGTAAGTGGCGCAATCCGGACCGACTTTATTTTATCTGCCGAAATTATTGTGATTGCCCTAGGCTCTTTGCCGACCGGCACATCCTTACTGCAAACCTCGCTGGTCCTAATTGCAGTAGCGATTGCAATGACAATTGGCGTTTATGGCTTTGTAGCTGGCATTGTGAAGTTAGATGATGCGGGTCTCTATTTACGAAGAAGCTCAACATCAAGCAGCCCACTTTACTGGATTGGTGGCCTACTGCTAAGTACGGCTCCAGTACTAATGAAAGTACTCTCTGTTGGTGGGACCATTGCGATGTTTTTAGTGGGCGGCGGAATTTTAGGCCACGGCATTCCCGTTTTTCACCATGCGGTAGAAGCACTAACGATCAACAAGCCTGCTTTGATCCAGATGCTACTCCCCTCGATTGCAAATATCCTGCTTGGGATTGTTTCTGGCGCAGCAGTGCTAGGGATCACCACCTTAGCAAGTAAATTATTCAAGCGAAGCTAA
- a CDS encoding DUF3683 domain-containing protein has product MTARLREIPYNYTSFSDREIVIRLLGEPMWDMLNSLRSERKTGRSARMLFEVLGDIWVVDRNPYLQDDLLDNSKRLQALIDAMYHRLNEIDKRNTDGAPLDQVEKVSQLVVAGRDAVKRFASNFEETRELRKQILRRLSGITRKDSICFDGLARVSHVTDATDWRVEYPFVVISPDSEAEVAPLVRACIELGLTLIPRGGGTGYTGGAVPLTRMSAVINTEKLDTLGEIERIVLPSHQIETATIRAGAGVVTRRVADAADGAGLVFAVDPTSIDASCIGGNVAMNAGGKKAVIWGTALDNLAWWRMVDVNGRWMEITRLDHNLSKIHDAESASFKVTRFGDDDKSIVSEEVLTIPGRTFRKVGLGKDVTDKFLAGLPGIQKEGCDGLITAARFVLHRMPSYIRTVCLEFFGEVSRATPAIVEIKNYLDQHPDVQLAGLEHLDWRYVRAVGYATKAKSRGRPKMVLIADIVSDNENAVGEASSQVVRFANARGGEGFIAVSAETRKKFWLDRARTAAIAKHTNAFKINEDVVIPLDRLGDYSDGIERINIELSIENKLEFIGKLKDFFLSGNLPLDEGDSQVSHEELIGERREEALSLISNVESRWQWILDHLDSPFEAFTAKFEGFTLERALLNDESTPQSLFHALRDFILRVSWKKELQTDLHAMFDGRTDKPIADGVAKLHQQVLRGRVFVALHMHAGDGNVHTNLPVNSDNYAMLQRAHKAVARIMELARGLNGVISGEHGIGITKYEFLHEEEIKPFIDYKQRIDPNGHFNKGKLLPGSDLRNAYTPSFNLLGAESLILEASEIGNISDMVKECLRCGKCKPVCATHVPRANLLYSPRNKILGVGLLTEAFLYEEQTRRGISFRHFDELSDVADHCTVCHKCVNPCPVKIDFGDVTVAMRNFLRAEGKKKFNPGTALGMAFLTAKDPATIKMLRGGLVGTAYKVQRLAHKVGKKIGVVQTQTEAPPSSVGKPSIKSQVIHFINKPMPGGLPKKTSRALLDIEDPAIVPVIRNPATSAEESEAVFYFPGCGSERLFSQVGLATQAMLYHIGVQTVLPPGYLCCGYPQTSAGFKDKGDAITTENRVLFHRVANTLNYLDIKTVIVSCGTCMDQLMKYQFEQIFPGCRLMDIHEYLLEKGVKLEGVSGTKYMYHDPCHTPMKIHNPLKVANELMGTTVDLNARCCGESGTFAASRPDISTQVRFRKEQEMRNGAEKLRAEASAETEVKILTSCPSCLQGLSRYSGDANTSADYIVVEMAKHLLGEDWMAEYVRRARSGGVERVLL; this is encoded by the coding sequence ATGACCGCTCGTTTGCGCGAAATCCCCTACAACTATACTTCTTTTTCTGACCGTGAAATTGTGATCCGCCTACTTGGCGAACCCATGTGGGATATGCTCAATTCACTCCGTTCTGAACGTAAAACAGGACGCTCTGCCCGGATGCTTTTCGAAGTGCTGGGTGATATTTGGGTTGTGGATCGTAACCCATACCTTCAAGACGATTTGCTAGATAACAGCAAGCGACTGCAAGCATTGATTGATGCGATGTACCATCGACTCAATGAGATTGATAAGCGTAATACAGATGGTGCACCGCTGGATCAAGTGGAAAAGGTCTCGCAGTTAGTCGTCGCTGGTCGTGACGCTGTTAAACGTTTTGCTAGCAACTTTGAAGAAACTCGTGAACTTAGAAAACAGATTCTTCGCCGCTTATCAGGCATTACTCGTAAAGACAGTATTTGTTTTGATGGCTTGGCTAGAGTCAGCCATGTTACCGATGCGACTGACTGGCGTGTGGAGTATCCGTTTGTTGTGATCTCTCCTGATTCGGAAGCCGAAGTTGCGCCTCTGGTCAGAGCCTGTATTGAATTAGGTTTGACGCTGATTCCTCGTGGCGGTGGTACTGGGTACACCGGTGGTGCGGTGCCTTTGACCAGAATGAGTGCCGTTATTAACACCGAGAAATTAGATACGCTAGGTGAAATTGAGCGCATCGTTCTGCCGAGTCACCAAATCGAAACGGCGACAATTCGTGCGGGCGCGGGCGTTGTGACTCGTCGAGTCGCCGATGCGGCAGATGGCGCAGGGCTGGTTTTTGCTGTTGACCCAACTTCAATTGATGCATCCTGTATTGGTGGCAATGTTGCGATGAATGCGGGTGGCAAAAAAGCGGTTATCTGGGGGACAGCTCTTGATAACTTAGCTTGGTGGCGCATGGTCGATGTGAATGGCCGTTGGATGGAGATTACTCGCTTAGACCATAACCTAAGCAAAATTCACGATGCTGAATCTGCTAGCTTTAAAGTTACCCGCTTTGGTGATGACGATAAGTCGATCGTCAGCGAAGAAGTGCTGACAATTCCTGGTCGTACATTCCGAAAAGTTGGCTTGGGTAAAGATGTAACCGATAAGTTCTTAGCGGGTCTACCGGGCATTCAAAAAGAAGGCTGTGACGGCTTAATTACCGCCGCTCGATTTGTCTTACACCGTATGCCTAGCTATATTCGAACCGTGTGTTTAGAGTTCTTTGGTGAAGTCAGCCGTGCAACGCCCGCAATTGTTGAAATTAAAAACTATTTAGATCAGCACCCTGACGTCCAGTTAGCAGGTTTAGAGCACTTGGACTGGCGCTATGTGCGTGCGGTGGGTTACGCGACGAAAGCGAAAAGTCGTGGTCGCCCGAAAATGGTGTTGATCGCCGATATTGTTTCCGATAACGAAAATGCGGTCGGTGAGGCTAGCTCGCAAGTGGTGCGGTTTGCCAATGCACGTGGTGGTGAAGGTTTTATTGCCGTTTCTGCTGAAACGCGTAAGAAGTTCTGGCTAGACCGGGCGAGAACAGCGGCGATTGCAAAACATACCAACGCGTTTAAGATTAACGAAGATGTAGTGATTCCACTTGATCGTTTGGGCGATTATTCGGATGGTATCGAGCGGATCAATATTGAACTGTCGATTGAAAATAAACTCGAGTTTATTGGCAAGTTAAAAGACTTTTTCCTCAGCGGCAATTTACCGCTAGACGAAGGCGATTCACAAGTTAGCCACGAAGAGTTGATTGGTGAGCGCAGAGAAGAGGCATTGTCATTGATTTCCAACGTGGAAAGCCGCTGGCAATGGATTCTGGACCATCTCGATTCTCCATTTGAAGCATTCACCGCTAAGTTTGAAGGTTTCACATTAGAGCGTGCCTTATTAAACGATGAGTCTACGCCGCAAAGCTTATTCCATGCATTGCGTGACTTTATCCTGCGTGTCAGCTGGAAGAAAGAGCTGCAGACGGATCTGCACGCCATGTTTGATGGCCGAACAGATAAACCGATTGCAGATGGTGTCGCCAAACTGCATCAGCAGGTGTTACGTGGTCGCGTATTCGTTGCGCTACATATGCATGCTGGCGATGGTAATGTACATACCAACCTTCCGGTAAACTCGGATAACTATGCGATGCTACAGCGTGCGCATAAAGCAGTTGCTCGTATTATGGAGTTGGCGCGAGGCTTAAATGGTGTAATTTCTGGCGAGCATGGTATTGGGATTACCAAATACGAATTCTTGCATGAAGAGGAAATCAAGCCATTCATCGACTATAAGCAGCGTATCGACCCGAATGGCCACTTCAATAAAGGAAAGTTGCTTCCAGGTTCAGATCTGCGTAACGCGTATACACCATCTTTCAACCTGTTAGGGGCAGAATCGCTGATTCTTGAAGCCTCAGAGATTGGCAATATCTCTGATATGGTGAAAGAGTGTTTGCGTTGTGGTAAATGTAAGCCTGTTTGTGCGACACATGTACCGAGAGCTAACTTACTTTATTCTCCACGCAATAAAATCCTTGGCGTTGGTTTGTTAACCGAAGCCTTCTTGTATGAAGAGCAAACACGCCGTGGTATTTCATTCCGACACTTTGATGAGTTGAGCGATGTTGCGGACCACTGTACGGTTTGTCACAAGTGTGTGAATCCATGTCCGGTGAAAATTGACTTTGGCGATGTGACCGTCGCGATGCGCAACTTCTTACGAGCCGAAGGGAAGAAAAAATTTAACCCGGGTACTGCATTAGGCATGGCGTTCTTGACGGCAAAAGATCCCGCGACCATCAAGATGTTGCGTGGTGGGTTAGTCGGTACCGCGTACAAGGTTCAACGTCTAGCGCATAAAGTGGGTAAGAAGATTGGTGTGGTGCAAACGCAGACGGAAGCACCGCCATCTTCTGTGGGTAAACCATCGATCAAGTCGCAGGTGATTCACTTTATTAATAAGCCAATGCCTGGTGGCTTGCCGAAGAAGACGTCTCGCGCACTGTTGGATATCGAAGATCCTGCCATTGTGCCGGTGATTCGTAACCCAGCGACCTCTGCTGAGGAAAGTGAAGCAGTATTCTATTTCCCTGGTTGTGGTTCAGAGCGCTTGTTCTCTCAAGTGGGCTTAGCAACGCAAGCAATGCTTTACCATATTGGCGTTCAAACCGTATTACCGCCTGGATACTTGTGTTGTGGTTATCCGCAGACCTCTGCTGGCTTTAAAGACAAAGGTGATGCGATTACTACGGAGAACCGCGTCTTGTTCCATCGTGTGGCAAACACGTTGAACTACCTAGATATTAAAACCGTGATTGTTTCGTGCGGAACGTGCATGGACCAATTGATGAAGTATCAGTTCGAACAGATCTTCCCTGGTTGTCGCTTAATGGATATCCACGAGTATCTGCTAGAAAAAGGGGTGAAGCTAGAAGGGGTGAGTGGCACCAAATACATGTACCACGATCCTTGTCACACACCGATGAAAATTCATAACCCGCTAAAAGTCGCCAACGAATTAATGGGTACAACGGTTGATTTGAATGCAAGATGCTGTGGCGAATCTGGTACGTTTGCAGCAAGCCGTCCAGATATCTCTACTCAAGTACGATTCCGTAAAGAGCAAGAAATGCGTAACGGGGCGGAGAAACTTCGCGCAGAAGCCAGTGCTGAGACAGAGGTGAAAATCCTTACCTCTTGCCCATCTTGTTTGCAAGGGTTATCTCGTTACTCTGGTGATGCAAATACTTCGGCAGATTATATCGTCGTGGAAATGGCAAAGCATCTGTTAGGTGAAGATTGGATGGCTGAGTATGTTCGTCGTGCCCGTAGTGGTGGGGTGGAACGTGTGCTGCTCTAA
- a CDS encoding HIT family protein: protein MNACELCSESGGQIVFKHPLWRVVLVDDPLYAGFCRVIWADHVKEMTDLPLSERNMLMNVVWTVESVIRDVLQPTKINLASLGNMTPHLHWHVIPRWEGDAHFPAPVWATQQREPKQITSAQLSTLVDQLKQALAALNEV, encoded by the coding sequence ATGAATGCGTGCGAACTCTGCTCAGAATCTGGTGGTCAGATAGTATTTAAGCATCCGCTTTGGCGAGTGGTATTGGTGGATGATCCATTGTATGCTGGGTTTTGTCGGGTCATTTGGGCTGATCATGTGAAAGAAATGACAGACCTACCCCTTTCTGAGCGTAATATGTTGATGAACGTTGTATGGACTGTTGAGTCAGTTATTCGCGATGTATTGCAGCCAACGAAAATCAATTTGGCTAGTTTAGGAAATATGACGCCCCATCTGCATTGGCATGTTATCCCGCGATGGGAAGGGGATGCCCATTTTCCTGCGCCGGTTTGGGCGACTCAGCAAAGAGAACCTAAACAAATTACTTCGGCGCAATTATCCACATTAGTGGATCAACTAAAACAAGCGTTGGCGGCTTTGAATGAAGTATGA